The Aulosira sp. FACHB-615 genome has a segment encoding these proteins:
- a CDS encoding type II toxin-antitoxin system VapC family toxin: MRALLDTHTFIWWVIDDNRLSSTARNIIADPGNNLFFSAASAWEIVIKVRLGKLNLPEPPETYIPSRLTINRFESLPIQMNHALQVVNLPALHQDPFDRIIIAQSQVEKMPIITVDNKITQYPVDVIW, translated from the coding sequence ATGAGAGCATTACTTGATACCCATACGTTTATTTGGTGGGTTATTGACGATAACCGACTCTCATCTACAGCTAGAAATATAATTGCCGATCCAGGGAATAACTTATTTTTTAGTGCTGCAAGCGCATGGGAAATTGTAATTAAAGTTCGTTTGGGTAAATTAAATTTACCAGAACCACCAGAAACGTACATTCCCAGTCGGTTGACTATAAATCGATTTGAAAGTTTGCCTATTCAAATGAATCACGCTTTACAAGTCGTTAATCTACCTGCTTTACATCAAGACCCTTTTGACCGAATAATTATCGCTCAAAGTCAAGTGGAAAAAATGCCCATAATTACTGTAGATAATAAAATCACACAGTATCCTGTTGATGTAATTTGGTAG
- a CDS encoding type II toxin-antitoxin system Phd/YefM family antitoxin: MYSLEIPEGQAEFAELLRRVRDGEEVIISQAGTPIARIVPIAEQKLPRIPGLDRGQVTISPDFDAPLPDEVLNAFINPTDAEA; encoded by the coding sequence ATGTACAGCCTAGAAATCCCAGAAGGTCAAGCTGAATTTGCGGAACTACTCCGTCGAGTGCGAGACGGAGAAGAAGTGATTATTTCTCAAGCAGGCACTCCTATCGCGCGTATAGTCCCAATTGCGGAACAGAAATTACCTCGAATTCCAGGCTTAGACCGTGGTCAAGTAACAATTTCCCCAGACTTTGATGCTCCCCTCCCTGACGAGGTGCTAAATGCTTTTATTAACCCAACAGATGCAGAAGCATGA